The proteins below come from a single Salvelinus fontinalis isolate EN_2023a chromosome 1, ASM2944872v1, whole genome shotgun sequence genomic window:
- the LOC129862789 gene encoding mitogen-activated protein kinase kinase kinase 4-like isoform X2, producing MEPPDNSEPSRQANPSKYGLVHQNCEVEELWDKRSKEEEALHSTSPPCTPRQMKRMSGKHQKNRQGQGRSARRSPNKADKQTSPSSPSQPQRERQPNPNRLREGAERDQDKDSHLQPPEAEQHNYKLGKKQTDPSEGIQINKQVKKQSEDQQHSYKQGQKQRATLRSSERDHKKTFHGSFMLNPLTKTSSPFGGGSALNMDPRKPYLSLGCGSGKLLVTMPHPMAHRTHRQTSRTDCPADRLKFFETLRLLLKLTSMSSKKKEKEQRGLENSAFMAQNNDVVWLELQAWHARRSVNDQDLFLFTARQAIPDIIHEVLHFKVNYHSLSPSTIGVGQPGLRTGVGVGVPGASPDQGAQRTLVFTESGCGGPGQVPKQRSPTQGSKTVSGEEGDSNQPAAGAAPETNHAVSVDPWGFSANPSSAVDAAAPLGSGAGYREHLQRQRLAFEQVKRVMELLESVEALYPSLQTLQKDYEKYAARDFQGRVQALCLWLNITQDLNQKLRVMATVLGLRDLSRIGWPVFEIPSPRCSHGNDDKDEDEEDEENDSTATFIASDSDGEDRDLVVEHGGTDEPQGIETMGDCLTPKFPHLLSEDKFLPAAGTGTIEVVSGGTGTGGIYCPTAIYRPFVDKALKQMGLRKLILRLHKLMDPSLQRSRAALLSHMPAQEFTDFPDPMLYSDYLPELSRHLSSCSAPCGPELGADQVSWEELLDMDLPSFRPAFLVLCRVLLNVIHECLKLRLEQRPAGEPSLLSIKQLVRECKEVLKGGLLMKQYYQYMLRRVVTDPQGLQTNANIDEFEDDLHKMLVVYFDYMHSWIQMLQQLPQASHSLKNLLEEEWDFTKVITPYIRGGEAQSGKLFCDIAGMLLKSTGDFLDAGLQRSGDEFWESADDSTVSDEIRRSVIETSRSLKELFHEARERASKALGFAKMLRKDLEIAADFSITRGVPCLLEALMERNYVKVQIPGLEELEVFVPGSLMDQRALILQLLNAAAGKDCSKEPDEMMAEDEAYLLMSKHGAGDSPGEAAQAAVQWQWDGELVKLVPQMETVDTLRAMKVENLLLIVMQSAHLVAQRKAFQQSMGDLLTLHREQTSSQPLIARSLEQLKNEALQLCIKINTAIDRVEYMFTSEFEVEVEESESATLQQYYREAMIQGYNFAFEYHKEVVRLMSGEFRQRIGERYISFARKWMNYVLTKCESGRGTRPRWATQGFDFLQAIEPAFISALPEDDFLNLQALMNECIGHVIGKPHSPVSGLYIASRNSPRPVKVPRCHSDPPNPQLFIPNAEGFRGTNLQENDRLWSAAAEMHFRSLSRHSSPTENREEPSYPKGGEPSSTARRSWELRTFISQSKDTAARQSPMEAVRRSIHSFEDKRYAVMKQRNIIGQVCDTPKSYDNVMHVGLRKVTFKWQRGNKIGEGQYGKVYTCINVDTGELMAMKEIRFQPNDHKTIKETADELKIFEGIKHPNLVRYFGVELHREEMYIFMEYCDEGTLEEVSRLGLQEHVIRLYSKQTTTAINVLHEHGIVHRDIKGANIFLTSSGLIKLGDFGCSVKLNNAQTMPGEVNSTMGTAAYMAPEVITRAKGEGHGRAADIWSLGCVLIEMVTGKRPWHEYEHNFQIMYKVGMGHKPPIPEKLSTEGKDFLGHCLESEPKRRWTASTLLDHPFVKVCTDEE from the exons GCAGGCCAATCCCTCAAAATATGGTTTGGTGCATCAGAACTGCGAGGTGGAAGAGTTGTGGGACAAGCGCAGCAAGGAAGAGGAAGCTCTGCACAGCACGTCTCCCCCCTGCACCCCCCGGCAGATGAAACGCATGTCGGGGAAACACCAGAAGAACCGCCAAGGTCAGGGAAGGTCGGCTAGACGCTCTCCTAACAAGG CAGACAAGCAGACGTCCCCCTCTAGCCCATCCCAgccccagagagagaggcagcccaACCCCAACAGGCTCAGAGAAGGGGCCGAGCGAGACCAAGACAAAGACTCCCACCTCCAGCCCCCTGAGGCCGAGCAACATAACTACAAGTTGGGCAAGAAACAGACCGACCCTTCTGaggggatccaaataaacaaacaagTAAAGAAACAAAGCGAGGATCAACAACACAGCTACAAACAGGGTCAAAAACAACGCGCCACCCTGCGTTCCAGCGAGAGAGACCACAAGAAGACCTTCCACGGTTCCTTCATGCTGAACCCGCTCACCAAGACCTCCAGCCCCTTCGGTGGAGGCTCAGCCCTCAACATGGACCCCAGGAAACCCTACCTGTCACTGGGCTGCGGCAGCGGCAAGCTCCTGGTCACTATGCCCCACCCCATGGCCCACCGCACCCACCGCCAGACTTCCCGTACAGACTGCCCTGCTGATAGACTCAAGTTCTTTGAGACGCTGAGGTTGTTATTGAAGCTGACATCCATGTCGtccaagaagaaggagaaggagcagCGTGGCCTGGAGAACTCAGCCTTCATGGCCCAGAACAATGAC GTGGTGTGGCTGGAGCTCCAGGCGTGGCATGCCAGACGCTCCGTCAACGACCAGGACCTGTTCCTGTTCACAGCTCGTCAGGCCATCCCAGACATCATCCACGAGGTCCTCCACTTCAAGGTTAACTACCACAGCCTGAGCCCTAGCACCATAGGCGTTGGGCAACCTGGCCTGCGGACGGGGGTAGGAGTGGGAGTACCAGGGGCATCTCCAGACCAGGGGGCCCAGAGGACTCTAGTGTTCACAGAGTCAGGCTGTGGAGGTCCAGGCCAGGTGCCCAAGCAGAGGTCTCCAACCCAGGGCTCAAAGACTGTTTCTGGGGAGGAAGGGGACTCTAACCAGCCTGCTGCTGGTGCAGCTCCAGAGACTAACCACGCTGTTTCAGTTGACCCGTGGGGCTTCAGCGCCAACCCCTCCTCGGCAGTAGACGCAGCGGCCCCCCTGGGTTCCGGGGCGGGGTACAGGGAGCACCTCCAGCGCCAGCGGCTGGCCTTCGAGCAGGTCAAACGGGTGATGGAGCTGCTGGAGTCAGTAGAGGCTTTGTACCCGTCCCTGCAGACCCTCCAGAAGGACTATGAGAAGTACGCGGCCAGGGACTTCCAGGGCAGGGTGCAGGCACTCTGTCTTTGGCTCAACATCACACAG GATCTGAACCAGAAGCTGCGTGTCATGGCCACTGTCCTCGGCCTCCGGGACCTCTCCCGTATCGGCTGGCCCGTCTTCGAGATCCCCTCGCCACGCTGTTCCCACGGCAATGACGACAAAGACGAGGATGAAGAAGACGAGGAGAACGACTCCACGGCAACCTTCATCGCCAGCGACAGCGACGGAGAGGACCGGGACCTAGTGGTGGAGCATGGGGGAACGGACGAGCCCCAAGGGATCGAGACGATGGGAGACTGTTTGACTCCTAAATTCCCCCACTTACTATCCGAAGACAAATTCCTCCCAgcggctgggactgggactatagAGGTGGTATCAGGGGGAACAGGGACAGGGGGGATATACTGTCCCACAGCCATCTACAGACCCTTTGTAGATAAGGCCTTGAAACAGATGGGGCTGAGGAAACTGATCCTGAGGCTTCACAAGCTGATGGACCCCTCCCTCCAGAGGTCCCGGGCAGCCCTACTCAGCCACATGCCTGCACAGGAG TTCACAGACTTCCCAGACCCCATGTTGTACAGTGACTACCTACCAGAACTGTCCCGCCACCTGTCCTCCTGTAGCGCCCCCTGTGGCCCGGAGCTGGGGGCAGACCAGGTCTCTTGGGAGGAGCTGTTGGACATGGATCTACCCTCGTTCCGACCTGCCTTCTTGGTCCTGTGCCGGGTCCTGCTGAACGTGATACATGAGTGCCTTAAACTGAGACTGGAACAGAGACCTGCAGGGGAGCCTTCACTGCTCAGCATCAAACAG TTGGTGCGTGAATGTAAGGAGGTGTTGAAAGGTGGTCTCCTGATGAAGCAGTATTACCAGTACATGCTGAGGCGGGTGGTCACAGACCCCCAGGGACTTCAGACCAACGCCAACATAGACGAGTTTGAGGACGACCTCCACAAGATGCTAGTG GTGTACTTTGACTACATGCACAGCTGGATCCAGATGCTGCAGCAGCTTCCCCAGGCCTCCCACAGCCTGAAGAACCTTCTAGAGGAGGAGTGGGACTTTACCAAGGTCATCACCCCTTACATCAGAGGAGGGGAGGCTCAGTCTGGGAAACTCTTCTG tgatATTGCTGGGATGCTGCTCAAGTCCACTGGGGACTTCCTGGACGCGGGCCTGCAGAGGAGTGGTGATGAATTCTGGGAAAGTGCCGATGACAGTACAGTCTCAGATGAGATCAG GCGGTCGGTAATCGAGACGAGCCGGTCACTCAAGGAACTGTTCCACGAGGCTAGAGAGAGGGCGTCCAAAGCTCTGGGCTTTGCCAAAATGCTCCGTAAG GACCTGGAAATTGCTGCGGATTTCAGCATTACCAGGGGGGTACCATGCCTCCTGGAGGCCCTCATGGAGAGAAACTATGTCAAG GTCCAGATCCCAGGGCTGGAGGAGCTGGAGGTGTTTGTCCCCGGTTCCCTGATGGACCAGCGGGCCCTCATCCTGCAACTTCTTAACGCTGCAGCTGGTAAGGACTGCAGTAAAGAGCCTGACGAGATGATGGCAGAGGATGAGGCCTACCTGCTGATGAGCAAGCACGGAGCAGGGGACTCACCTGGCGAGGCAGCCCAGGCTGCGGTGCAGTGGCAGTGGGACGGGGAGCTGGTCAAACTGGTGCCTCAGATGGAGACTGTGGACACTCTACGAGCCATGAAG GTGGAGAACCTGCTCCTGATAGTGATGCAATCAGCCCACCTGGTGGCCCAGCGTAAGGCCTTCCAGCAGAGCATGGGTGACCTGCTCACCCTCCACAGGGAACAAACTTCCAGCCAGCCCCTCATCGCCCGCTCCCTGGAGCAACTCAAG AACGAAGCCTTACAGCTGTGTATAAAGATCAACACAGCCATCGACCGGGTGGAGTACATGTTCACGTCAGAGtttgaggtggaggtggaggagtcgGAGTCGGCCACACTACAGCAGTACTACAGAGAAGCCATGATACAGGGATACAACTTTGCCTTCGAG TACCACAAGGAGGTGGTGCGTCTGATGTCGGGGGAGTTCCGTCAGCGGATCGGGGAGCGCTACATCTCTTTCGCCAGGAAGTGGATGAACTATGTCCTCACTAAGTGTGAAAGTGGCCGGGGTACCAGACcccgctgggccactcaaggcttTGATTTCCTCCAAGCCATCGAACCTGCCTTCATCTCTGCTTTACCAGAGGACGACTTCCTA AATTTGCAAGCTCTGATGAACGAGTGCATTGGTCATGTGATCGGGAAGCCTCACAGCCCAGTCAGTGGCCTGTACATAG CCTCCAGGAACAGTCCTCGACCGGTCAAGGTCCCTCGTTGCCATAGTGACCCCCCCAACCCCCAGCTGTTCATCCCCAATGCAGAGGGCTTCAG AGGGACCAACCTCCAGGAgaacgacaggctgtggtctgCAGCGGCCGAGATGCATTTCAGGTCTCTGAGCCGACACTCCAGTCCCACTGAGAACAGGGAAG AACCCTCCTATCCTAAGGGAGGAGAACCCAGCAGCACAGCTAGGAGAAGCTGGGAGCTCCGCACCTTCATCAGCCAATCAAAAG ACACGGCAGCCAGACAGAGCCCCATGGAAGCTGTACGTCGCTCCATACACTCCTTCGAGGACAAACGCTACGCAGTCATGAAGCAAAGGAACATCATTGGCCAGGTGTGCGACACCCCCAAATCCTACGACAACGTCATGCACGTTGGCCTCCGCAAGGTCACCTTCAAGTGGCAGAGGGGCAACAAGATAG GTGAGGGACAGTATGGCAAGGTGTACACCTGCATCAACGTTGACACTGGGGAACTCATGGCTATGAAGGAG ATCCGGTTCCAGCCGAACGACCATAAGACGATAAAGGAGACAGCAGATGAGCTGAAGATCTTTGAGGGCATCAAACACCCCAACCTGGTCCGCTACTTTGGTGTTGAGCTACATCGG GAGGAGATGTACATCTTCATGGAGTACTGTGATGAGGGGACCCTGGAGGAGGTGTCCAGGCTTGGCCTACAGGAACACGTCATCAGGCTGTACAGCAAACAGACCACCACGGCCATCAACGTGCTCCACGAACACGGCATCGTGCACCGAGACATCAAGG gAGCCAACATCTTCCTGACGTCGTCAGGCTTGATCAAGCTGGGGGACTTTGGCTGTTCTGTGAAGCTGAACAATGCCCAGACCATGCCTGGAGAGGTTAACAGCACCATGGGAACGGCAG
- the LOC129862789 gene encoding mitogen-activated protein kinase kinase kinase 4-like isoform X1 has product MEPPDNSEPSRQANPSKYGLVHQNCEVEELWDKRSKEEEALHSTSPPCTPRQMKRMSGKHQKNRQGQGRSARRSPNKDKQTSPSSPSQPQRERQPNPNRLREGAERDQDKDSHLQPPEAEQHNYKLGKKQTDPSEGIQINKQVKKQSEDQQHSYKQGQKQRATLRSSERDHKKTFHGSFMLNPLTKTSSPFGGGSALNMDPRKPYLSLGCGSGKLLVTMPHPMAHRTHRQTSRTDCPADRLKFFETLRLLLKLTSMSSKKKEKEQRGLENSAFMAQNNDVVWLELQAWHARRSVNDQDLFLFTARQAIPDIIHEVLHFKVNYHSLSPSTIGVGQPGLRTGVGVGVPGASPDQGAQRTLVFTESGCGGPGQVPKQRSPTQGSKTVSGEEGDSNQPAAGAAPETNHAVSVDPWGFSANPSSAVDAAAPLGSGAGYREHLQRQRLAFEQVKRVMELLESVEALYPSLQTLQKDYEKYAARDFQGRVQALCLWLNITQDLNQKLRVMATVLGLRDLSRIGWPVFEIPSPRCSHGNDDKDEDEEDEENDSTATFIASDSDGEDRDLVVEHGGTDEPQGIETMGDCLTPKFPHLLSEDKFLPAAGTGTIEVVSGGTGTGGIYCPTAIYRPFVDKALKQMGLRKLILRLHKLMDPSLQRSRAALLSHMPAQEFTDFPDPMLYSDYLPELSRHLSSCSAPCGPELGADQVSWEELLDMDLPSFRPAFLVLCRVLLNVIHECLKLRLEQRPAGEPSLLSIKQLVRECKEVLKGGLLMKQYYQYMLRRVVTDPQGLQTNANIDEFEDDLHKMLVVYFDYMHSWIQMLQQLPQASHSLKNLLEEEWDFTKVITPYIRGGEAQSGKLFCDIAGMLLKSTGDFLDAGLQRSGDEFWESADDSTVSDEIRRSVIETSRSLKELFHEARERASKALGFAKMLRKDLEIAADFSITRGVPCLLEALMERNYVKVQIPGLEELEVFVPGSLMDQRALILQLLNAAAGKDCSKEPDEMMAEDEAYLLMSKHGAGDSPGEAAQAAVQWQWDGELVKLVPQMETVDTLRAMKVENLLLIVMQSAHLVAQRKAFQQSMGDLLTLHREQTSSQPLIARSLEQLKNEALQLCIKINTAIDRVEYMFTSEFEVEVEESESATLQQYYREAMIQGYNFAFEYHKEVVRLMSGEFRQRIGERYISFARKWMNYVLTKCESGRGTRPRWATQGFDFLQAIEPAFISALPEDDFLNLQALMNECIGHVIGKPHSPVSGLYIASRNSPRPVKVPRCHSDPPNPQLFIPNAEGFSSRSLPCDLRTQLCLPTGPRTVPAPQGPPGEHGPTKPPGSTPNDVRGTNLQENDRLWSAAAEMHFRSLSRHSSPTENREEPSYPKGGEPSSTARRSWELRTFISQSKDTAARQSPMEAVRRSIHSFEDKRYAVMKQRNIIGQVCDTPKSYDNVMHVGLRKVTFKWQRGNKIGEGQYGKVYTCINVDTGELMAMKEIRFQPNDHKTIKETADELKIFEGIKHPNLVRYFGVELHREEMYIFMEYCDEGTLEEVSRLGLQEHVIRLYSKQTTTAINVLHEHGIVHRDIKGANIFLTSSGLIKLGDFGCSVKLNNAQTMPGEVNSTMGTAAYMAPEVITRAKGEGHGRAADIWSLGCVLIEMVTGKRPWHEYEHNFQIMYKVGMGHKPPIPEKLSTEGKDFLGHCLESEPKRRWTASTLLDHPFVKVCTDEE; this is encoded by the exons GCAGGCCAATCCCTCAAAATATGGTTTGGTGCATCAGAACTGCGAGGTGGAAGAGTTGTGGGACAAGCGCAGCAAGGAAGAGGAAGCTCTGCACAGCACGTCTCCCCCCTGCACCCCCCGGCAGATGAAACGCATGTCGGGGAAACACCAGAAGAACCGCCAAGGTCAGGGAAGGTCGGCTAGACGCTCTCCTAACAAGG ACAAGCAGACGTCCCCCTCTAGCCCATCCCAgccccagagagagaggcagcccaACCCCAACAGGCTCAGAGAAGGGGCCGAGCGAGACCAAGACAAAGACTCCCACCTCCAGCCCCCTGAGGCCGAGCAACATAACTACAAGTTGGGCAAGAAACAGACCGACCCTTCTGaggggatccaaataaacaaacaagTAAAGAAACAAAGCGAGGATCAACAACACAGCTACAAACAGGGTCAAAAACAACGCGCCACCCTGCGTTCCAGCGAGAGAGACCACAAGAAGACCTTCCACGGTTCCTTCATGCTGAACCCGCTCACCAAGACCTCCAGCCCCTTCGGTGGAGGCTCAGCCCTCAACATGGACCCCAGGAAACCCTACCTGTCACTGGGCTGCGGCAGCGGCAAGCTCCTGGTCACTATGCCCCACCCCATGGCCCACCGCACCCACCGCCAGACTTCCCGTACAGACTGCCCTGCTGATAGACTCAAGTTCTTTGAGACGCTGAGGTTGTTATTGAAGCTGACATCCATGTCGtccaagaagaaggagaaggagcagCGTGGCCTGGAGAACTCAGCCTTCATGGCCCAGAACAATGAC GTGGTGTGGCTGGAGCTCCAGGCGTGGCATGCCAGACGCTCCGTCAACGACCAGGACCTGTTCCTGTTCACAGCTCGTCAGGCCATCCCAGACATCATCCACGAGGTCCTCCACTTCAAGGTTAACTACCACAGCCTGAGCCCTAGCACCATAGGCGTTGGGCAACCTGGCCTGCGGACGGGGGTAGGAGTGGGAGTACCAGGGGCATCTCCAGACCAGGGGGCCCAGAGGACTCTAGTGTTCACAGAGTCAGGCTGTGGAGGTCCAGGCCAGGTGCCCAAGCAGAGGTCTCCAACCCAGGGCTCAAAGACTGTTTCTGGGGAGGAAGGGGACTCTAACCAGCCTGCTGCTGGTGCAGCTCCAGAGACTAACCACGCTGTTTCAGTTGACCCGTGGGGCTTCAGCGCCAACCCCTCCTCGGCAGTAGACGCAGCGGCCCCCCTGGGTTCCGGGGCGGGGTACAGGGAGCACCTCCAGCGCCAGCGGCTGGCCTTCGAGCAGGTCAAACGGGTGATGGAGCTGCTGGAGTCAGTAGAGGCTTTGTACCCGTCCCTGCAGACCCTCCAGAAGGACTATGAGAAGTACGCGGCCAGGGACTTCCAGGGCAGGGTGCAGGCACTCTGTCTTTGGCTCAACATCACACAG GATCTGAACCAGAAGCTGCGTGTCATGGCCACTGTCCTCGGCCTCCGGGACCTCTCCCGTATCGGCTGGCCCGTCTTCGAGATCCCCTCGCCACGCTGTTCCCACGGCAATGACGACAAAGACGAGGATGAAGAAGACGAGGAGAACGACTCCACGGCAACCTTCATCGCCAGCGACAGCGACGGAGAGGACCGGGACCTAGTGGTGGAGCATGGGGGAACGGACGAGCCCCAAGGGATCGAGACGATGGGAGACTGTTTGACTCCTAAATTCCCCCACTTACTATCCGAAGACAAATTCCTCCCAgcggctgggactgggactatagAGGTGGTATCAGGGGGAACAGGGACAGGGGGGATATACTGTCCCACAGCCATCTACAGACCCTTTGTAGATAAGGCCTTGAAACAGATGGGGCTGAGGAAACTGATCCTGAGGCTTCACAAGCTGATGGACCCCTCCCTCCAGAGGTCCCGGGCAGCCCTACTCAGCCACATGCCTGCACAGGAG TTCACAGACTTCCCAGACCCCATGTTGTACAGTGACTACCTACCAGAACTGTCCCGCCACCTGTCCTCCTGTAGCGCCCCCTGTGGCCCGGAGCTGGGGGCAGACCAGGTCTCTTGGGAGGAGCTGTTGGACATGGATCTACCCTCGTTCCGACCTGCCTTCTTGGTCCTGTGCCGGGTCCTGCTGAACGTGATACATGAGTGCCTTAAACTGAGACTGGAACAGAGACCTGCAGGGGAGCCTTCACTGCTCAGCATCAAACAG TTGGTGCGTGAATGTAAGGAGGTGTTGAAAGGTGGTCTCCTGATGAAGCAGTATTACCAGTACATGCTGAGGCGGGTGGTCACAGACCCCCAGGGACTTCAGACCAACGCCAACATAGACGAGTTTGAGGACGACCTCCACAAGATGCTAGTG GTGTACTTTGACTACATGCACAGCTGGATCCAGATGCTGCAGCAGCTTCCCCAGGCCTCCCACAGCCTGAAGAACCTTCTAGAGGAGGAGTGGGACTTTACCAAGGTCATCACCCCTTACATCAGAGGAGGGGAGGCTCAGTCTGGGAAACTCTTCTG tgatATTGCTGGGATGCTGCTCAAGTCCACTGGGGACTTCCTGGACGCGGGCCTGCAGAGGAGTGGTGATGAATTCTGGGAAAGTGCCGATGACAGTACAGTCTCAGATGAGATCAG GCGGTCGGTAATCGAGACGAGCCGGTCACTCAAGGAACTGTTCCACGAGGCTAGAGAGAGGGCGTCCAAAGCTCTGGGCTTTGCCAAAATGCTCCGTAAG GACCTGGAAATTGCTGCGGATTTCAGCATTACCAGGGGGGTACCATGCCTCCTGGAGGCCCTCATGGAGAGAAACTATGTCAAG GTCCAGATCCCAGGGCTGGAGGAGCTGGAGGTGTTTGTCCCCGGTTCCCTGATGGACCAGCGGGCCCTCATCCTGCAACTTCTTAACGCTGCAGCTGGTAAGGACTGCAGTAAAGAGCCTGACGAGATGATGGCAGAGGATGAGGCCTACCTGCTGATGAGCAAGCACGGAGCAGGGGACTCACCTGGCGAGGCAGCCCAGGCTGCGGTGCAGTGGCAGTGGGACGGGGAGCTGGTCAAACTGGTGCCTCAGATGGAGACTGTGGACACTCTACGAGCCATGAAG GTGGAGAACCTGCTCCTGATAGTGATGCAATCAGCCCACCTGGTGGCCCAGCGTAAGGCCTTCCAGCAGAGCATGGGTGACCTGCTCACCCTCCACAGGGAACAAACTTCCAGCCAGCCCCTCATCGCCCGCTCCCTGGAGCAACTCAAG AACGAAGCCTTACAGCTGTGTATAAAGATCAACACAGCCATCGACCGGGTGGAGTACATGTTCACGTCAGAGtttgaggtggaggtggaggagtcgGAGTCGGCCACACTACAGCAGTACTACAGAGAAGCCATGATACAGGGATACAACTTTGCCTTCGAG TACCACAAGGAGGTGGTGCGTCTGATGTCGGGGGAGTTCCGTCAGCGGATCGGGGAGCGCTACATCTCTTTCGCCAGGAAGTGGATGAACTATGTCCTCACTAAGTGTGAAAGTGGCCGGGGTACCAGACcccgctgggccactcaaggcttTGATTTCCTCCAAGCCATCGAACCTGCCTTCATCTCTGCTTTACCAGAGGACGACTTCCTA AATTTGCAAGCTCTGATGAACGAGTGCATTGGTCATGTGATCGGGAAGCCTCACAGCCCAGTCAGTGGCCTGTACATAG CCTCCAGGAACAGTCCTCGACCGGTCAAGGTCCCTCGTTGCCATAGTGACCCCCCCAACCCCCAGCTGTTCATCCCCAATGCAGAGGGCTTCAG CTCTAGGAGTCTCCCTTGCGACCTACGGACTCAGCTGTGTCTACCTACAGGCCCCCGCACAGTCCCTGCCCCTCAGGGCCCCCCCGGGGAACACGGTCCAACCAAACCACCTGGATCCACCCCAAATGACGTCag AGGGACCAACCTCCAGGAgaacgacaggctgtggtctgCAGCGGCCGAGATGCATTTCAGGTCTCTGAGCCGACACTCCAGTCCCACTGAGAACAGGGAAG AACCCTCCTATCCTAAGGGAGGAGAACCCAGCAGCACAGCTAGGAGAAGCTGGGAGCTCCGCACCTTCATCAGCCAATCAAAAG ACACGGCAGCCAGACAGAGCCCCATGGAAGCTGTACGTCGCTCCATACACTCCTTCGAGGACAAACGCTACGCAGTCATGAAGCAAAGGAACATCATTGGCCAGGTGTGCGACACCCCCAAATCCTACGACAACGTCATGCACGTTGGCCTCCGCAAGGTCACCTTCAAGTGGCAGAGGGGCAACAAGATAG GTGAGGGACAGTATGGCAAGGTGTACACCTGCATCAACGTTGACACTGGGGAACTCATGGCTATGAAGGAG ATCCGGTTCCAGCCGAACGACCATAAGACGATAAAGGAGACAGCAGATGAGCTGAAGATCTTTGAGGGCATCAAACACCCCAACCTGGTCCGCTACTTTGGTGTTGAGCTACATCGG GAGGAGATGTACATCTTCATGGAGTACTGTGATGAGGGGACCCTGGAGGAGGTGTCCAGGCTTGGCCTACAGGAACACGTCATCAGGCTGTACAGCAAACAGACCACCACGGCCATCAACGTGCTCCACGAACACGGCATCGTGCACCGAGACATCAAGG gAGCCAACATCTTCCTGACGTCGTCAGGCTTGATCAAGCTGGGGGACTTTGGCTGTTCTGTGAAGCTGAACAATGCCCAGACCATGCCTGGAGAGGTTAACAGCACCATGGGAACGGCAG